A genomic segment from Hyalangium gracile encodes:
- a CDS encoding Imm52 family immunity protein — protein sequence MGAYWGARKEDAEACARRLVKVVQLLQPVDPLFARWFKSARSLKQSLTRPLELEVETICRKHRTSSPRSLRRASSWLPPVRSQPDGGEGVARATVLITQRREGPPFLPLRDAGPPFWRPASVIEPMSFLRLL from the coding sequence ATCGGCGCGTACTGGGGAGCGAGGAAGGAGGACGCGGAGGCGTGCGCGCGGCGCCTGGTGAAGGTAGTCCAGTTGCTGCAGCCGGTGGATCCACTCTTCGCCCGGTGGTTCAAGAGCGCCAGGTCGCTCAAGCAGTCCCTGACGCGCCCGCTGGAACTCGAAGTGGAGACGATCTGCCGGAAGCACCGAACTTCGTCGCCGCGATCGCTACGCCGCGCTTCCTCATGGTTGCCTCCAGTCAGATCGCAGCCCGACGGCGGCGAAGGCGTAGCCCGCGCCACTGTCCTCATCACTCAGAGGAGGGAAGGCCCCCCGTTCCTTCCTCTGAGGGACGCGGGACCACCTTTTTGGCGGCCTGCGTCTGTAATTGAACCCATGTCTTTTCTACGATTGCTCTGA
- a CDS encoding DUF2381 family protein, whose amino-acid sequence MLTALPLLSAVLAATPGLEASPNPPDCEAAPRPLELSAEPSAPPVLCLSPGTATTLLFDTPLAPGAVEVQATEQEVQRVQGRQLVALLPTALLLPGEWRKLTVRFGDGVAPAVATVLLYVHPARAARQVEVHRQARTAESYQRELVEQRQAARRCQEENAQLRASQGSPEGLRGLVSAGIMGTKSRGVASENLSWPTPRFIVRKGSALSPTGVWSYRASTRGAVELQLHLLSGAQPWGAEGATLADAHGREVQVLPLWQSAPIALGKFGSVVVEAEASERELQGTYTLRLWEAGGARSVTLEGVVFPAAPDSTAR is encoded by the coding sequence GTGCTCACCGCTTTGCCGCTGTTGTCCGCCGTGCTCGCCGCCACGCCAGGCCTGGAGGCTTCGCCCAACCCACCCGACTGTGAAGCCGCGCCCCGGCCCCTGGAGCTCTCCGCCGAGCCGAGCGCACCGCCCGTGCTCTGCCTCAGCCCGGGTACGGCCACCACCCTGCTCTTCGACACGCCACTGGCGCCCGGGGCGGTGGAGGTGCAGGCCACGGAGCAAGAGGTGCAACGGGTGCAGGGCCGGCAGCTCGTGGCACTCCTTCCCACGGCGCTCCTGCTGCCCGGCGAGTGGCGCAAGCTGACGGTGCGTTTCGGGGATGGGGTGGCGCCAGCCGTGGCCACCGTGCTCCTCTACGTGCACCCAGCCAGAGCGGCGCGGCAGGTGGAGGTGCACCGTCAGGCACGCACGGCGGAGTCCTACCAGCGGGAGCTGGTCGAGCAGAGACAAGCGGCGCGGCGCTGCCAGGAGGAGAACGCCCAGCTGCGCGCCTCTCAGGGCAGTCCCGAGGGGCTGCGGGGCCTGGTGAGCGCGGGGATCATGGGCACGAAAAGCCGAGGTGTCGCGTCCGAGAACCTCTCCTGGCCTACGCCGCGCTTCATCGTGCGTAAGGGCAGCGCGCTGAGTCCGACGGGTGTGTGGAGTTACCGAGCGAGTACCCGGGGGGCGGTGGAATTGCAGCTACATCTTCTGTCTGGAGCGCAGCCATGGGGGGCCGAGGGCGCCACGCTGGCGGATGCGCATGGGAGAGAGGTGCAGGTGCTGCCGCTGTGGCAGTCCGCACCGATCGCGTTGGGGAAGTTCGGGAGTGTGGTGGTGGAAGCCGAAGCGTCTGAGCGGGAACTCCAGGGCACATACACCCTCAGGCTGTGGGAGGCGGGTGGCGCGCGCAGTGTGACGCTGGAGGGCGTAGTGTTCCCTGCGGCTCCGGATTCCACTGCGCGCTGA
- a CDS encoding helix-turn-helix domain-containing protein, with the protein MREQIASRLSNAARAARERLGLTQAEVAGLMELSPIVYNRLERGRMLPSVPTLVQLCETLRISPAELLGFPRPEKARKAVLSEEEPPSLQQLLTLARRLDDSQRQVLITVAKALLR; encoded by the coding sequence ATGAGAGAGCAGATCGCCTCGAGGCTCAGCAATGCCGCCCGCGCCGCGCGCGAACGCCTGGGCCTGACCCAGGCCGAGGTCGCCGGGCTCATGGAGCTGTCCCCCATCGTCTACAACCGCCTGGAGCGCGGCAGGATGCTCCCCAGCGTTCCGACGCTCGTCCAGCTGTGTGAGACCTTGCGCATCTCCCCCGCGGAGCTGCTCGGCTTCCCCCGCCCGGAGAAGGCACGCAAGGCGGTCCTCTCGGAGGAGGAGCCCCCCTCGCTTCAGCAGCTCCTCACCCTGGCCAGGCGGCTGGACGACAGCCAGCGCCAGGTGCTCATCACCGTGGCCAAGGCCCTCCTCCGCTGA
- a CDS encoding helix-turn-helix domain-containing protein, giving the protein MSLRLAENIGTATREARTQAGLCRQQVAEAIGLSLPAYERLERGRLLPGVTTLCRLAQALNTSVDVLVGRWPLLPVRAP; this is encoded by the coding sequence ATGTCGTTGAGGCTCGCAGAGAACATCGGCACCGCCACCCGCGAGGCGCGCACGCAGGCAGGGCTTTGCCGCCAGCAGGTCGCCGAGGCCATCGGGCTGTCACTCCCCGCCTACGAGAGGCTGGAGCGAGGACGGCTGCTCCCAGGTGTCACCACCCTGTGCCGCCTGGCCCAGGCGCTGAACACCTCCGTGGATGTCCTCGTGGGCCGCTGGCCTCTCCTCCCGGTCCGCGCGCCATGA
- a CDS encoding serine/threonine-protein kinase, translating to MSDRKHEEETPAAPEEGLSPEARRELAEVLEGMERLSRLIQQRESFRAGPVTFKFLRVLEERKNGVQLLLFERSLPRGMAGHVVVKRLQSPRRSELRQRLKEEVQLAFRLHHPAIAQVHHFKVFGGSPYVVMEYVAGPLLESLLSTAALRRQPLPAPFALYVAAEVADALDYAHTLTDREDGGRPLGIIHRDVSPRNIRVGRRCGEVKLTDFGAAYSKRVGRLETPELLKKGDLLYASPEYLLGLPMDARSDVFSLGLVLLEALTSHHLFDGEQEEVSASSSGREVRADEAPPLPLERMLARVERYGPEDVERAAAGLPEGLAALLRKALQRDPARRHATVGELRRELLAQLAALAPSYGRKDAAEEVERLIRDASALRDVGEPVEGGLYPELLDSDEAEG from the coding sequence ATGAGTGACAGGAAGCATGAGGAGGAAACGCCCGCGGCCCCGGAGGAAGGCTTGTCGCCGGAGGCTCGGCGGGAGCTCGCCGAGGTGCTCGAGGGCATGGAGCGGCTGTCCCGGCTGATTCAGCAGCGGGAGTCCTTCCGTGCCGGGCCGGTCACCTTCAAGTTCCTGCGCGTCCTGGAGGAGCGGAAGAACGGGGTGCAGCTGCTCCTCTTCGAGCGGTCGCTGCCCCGGGGCATGGCCGGCCACGTGGTGGTCAAGCGCCTTCAGTCCCCTCGGCGGTCCGAGCTGCGCCAGCGCCTGAAGGAGGAGGTGCAGCTGGCGTTCCGGCTCCACCATCCAGCCATTGCCCAGGTCCATCACTTCAAGGTGTTCGGGGGCAGCCCGTACGTCGTCATGGAGTACGTGGCCGGTCCGCTGCTCGAGTCATTGCTGAGCACGGCGGCGTTGCGGCGCCAGCCGCTGCCGGCCCCCTTCGCGCTCTACGTCGCGGCGGAGGTGGCGGACGCGCTCGACTATGCGCATACGCTGACCGACCGGGAGGACGGAGGCCGCCCCCTGGGCATCATCCACCGGGACGTCAGCCCTCGGAACATCCGCGTGGGCCGCCGCTGCGGCGAGGTGAAGCTGACGGACTTCGGCGCGGCGTACTCGAAGCGGGTGGGCCGGCTGGAGACGCCCGAGCTGCTCAAGAAAGGGGATCTGCTCTACGCCTCGCCCGAGTACCTCCTGGGCCTTCCCATGGATGCCCGCTCGGACGTCTTCTCCCTGGGACTGGTCCTGCTCGAGGCACTGACGAGCCACCACCTCTTCGATGGCGAGCAGGAGGAGGTGTCCGCGTCGTCATCGGGGAGGGAGGTGCGGGCGGATGAGGCCCCACCGCTGCCGCTGGAGCGGATGCTGGCGCGGGTGGAGCGCTACGGCCCGGAGGATGTCGAGCGTGCGGCGGCGGGCCTGCCGGAGGGGCTCGCGGCCCTGCTGCGCAAGGCGCTCCAGCGGGATCCGGCCCGGCGCCACGCGACGGTCGGGGAGCTGCGGCGGGAGCTGCTCGCCCAGCTCGCCGCGCTGGCCCCGAGCTACGGGCGCAAGGATGCAGCCGAGGAGGTGGAGCGGCTGATCCGTGACGCGAGCGCCTTGCGTGACGTGGGGGAGCCCGTGGAGGGTGGTCTCTACCCCGAGCTGCTCGACAGCGACGAAGCGGAGGGGTGA
- the glgX gene encoding glycogen debranching protein GlgX, giving the protein MRRAEVLPGKPFPLGATYDGEGVNFAVFSEHARKMEVCLFDAADPSQETRRFPLLETTYQVFHGYVPGLKPGTLYGLRAYGPYEPKRGLRFNPHKLLVDPYARALHGQVDYAAPVHGYKTGDESDKDADLVMDKRDSAAGMPKAVVLADDFDWEGDRSPATPLNRSLLYELHVKGFTKLHPAVPEPQRGTYAGLAHPAVVEHLHKLGVTAVELLPIHASVPESFLVKKGLTNYWGYNTLGFFAPDARFSGSGSLGGQVTEFKQMVKALHRAGIEVILDVVYNHTCEGNHLGPTLSFKGLDNGAYYRLTDKDPRFYMDFTGCGNSWNATHPYALKLVMDSLRYWVEVMHVDGFRFDLATTLGRDRHGYDTRAAFFQMVHQDPVLQRVKLISEPWDVGDFGYQVGNFPVLWSEWNGKYRDTIRRYWKGDDRQAAEIGYRLTGSSDLYALSGRMPTASVNFVTAHDGFTLHDLVTYNEKHNEANLEGNRDGANDNHSWNCGVEGETDDPVVNALRAQQQRNLLATLFLSQGVPMLVAGDELERTQKGNNNAYCQDTPLSWMNWELSSRQREMLEFTIRLSRLRREQPVLRKRRFFRGAHIWDSELKDLAWFRPDGKEMRKEDWEKPYVRALGFLLGGDAIAALDEEGQRQVGDTLLVLMNAHHEPMTFALPAIEWGADWELLVDTTTAEDCSHAHTPAGGKVQVAGRSLMVLRRPATDL; this is encoded by the coding sequence ATGAGAAGGGCCGAGGTGTTGCCTGGGAAGCCGTTTCCCCTGGGCGCCACCTATGACGGAGAGGGCGTCAACTTCGCGGTCTTCTCCGAGCATGCCCGGAAGATGGAGGTCTGCCTCTTCGATGCGGCGGATCCCTCGCAGGAGACCCGTCGCTTTCCGCTGCTGGAGACCACCTACCAGGTCTTTCACGGCTACGTGCCCGGGCTGAAGCCCGGCACCCTCTACGGCCTGCGCGCCTACGGCCCCTACGAGCCCAAGCGCGGCCTGCGCTTCAATCCGCACAAGCTGCTGGTGGACCCGTACGCCCGTGCCCTGCACGGCCAGGTGGACTACGCCGCGCCCGTCCATGGCTACAAGACGGGAGACGAGAGCGACAAGGACGCCGACCTCGTCATGGACAAGCGCGACAGCGCCGCCGGCATGCCCAAGGCCGTGGTGCTGGCGGACGACTTCGACTGGGAGGGGGACCGCTCTCCAGCCACGCCGCTCAACCGCTCGTTGCTGTACGAGCTGCACGTGAAGGGCTTCACGAAGCTCCACCCGGCGGTGCCCGAGCCGCAGCGCGGCACCTACGCGGGGCTGGCCCACCCGGCCGTCGTGGAGCACCTGCACAAGCTGGGCGTCACCGCCGTGGAGCTGCTGCCCATCCACGCCTCGGTGCCCGAGTCCTTCCTCGTGAAGAAGGGCCTCACCAACTACTGGGGCTACAACACCCTGGGCTTCTTCGCGCCGGACGCGCGCTTCAGCGGCTCGGGCTCGCTGGGCGGGCAGGTGACCGAGTTCAAGCAGATGGTGAAGGCGCTGCACCGCGCCGGAATCGAGGTGATTCTGGACGTCGTGTACAACCACACCTGCGAGGGCAACCACCTGGGGCCCACGCTGTCCTTCAAGGGCCTGGACAACGGCGCCTACTACCGGCTCACCGACAAGGACCCGCGCTTCTACATGGACTTCACCGGGTGCGGGAACTCGTGGAACGCCACGCACCCGTACGCCCTCAAGCTGGTGATGGACTCGCTGCGCTACTGGGTCGAGGTGATGCACGTGGACGGGTTCCGCTTCGACCTGGCCACCACGCTGGGCCGAGACAGGCACGGCTACGACACGCGCGCGGCCTTCTTCCAGATGGTCCACCAGGATCCGGTGCTCCAGCGCGTGAAGCTCATCTCCGAGCCCTGGGACGTGGGGGACTTCGGCTACCAGGTGGGCAACTTCCCCGTCCTCTGGAGCGAGTGGAACGGCAAGTACCGCGACACCATCCGCCGCTACTGGAAGGGGGATGACCGGCAGGCGGCGGAGATCGGCTACCGGCTGACGGGCTCGTCGGACCTGTACGCCCTGTCCGGGCGCATGCCCACCGCGAGCGTGAACTTCGTCACCGCGCACGACGGCTTCACCCTGCACGACCTGGTCACCTACAACGAGAAGCACAACGAGGCGAACCTCGAGGGCAACCGGGACGGGGCCAACGACAACCACTCGTGGAACTGCGGCGTGGAGGGGGAGACGGACGACCCGGTGGTGAACGCCCTGCGCGCGCAGCAGCAGCGCAACCTGCTGGCCACCCTCTTCCTGTCCCAGGGCGTGCCCATGCTGGTGGCGGGCGACGAGCTGGAGCGCACCCAGAAGGGCAACAACAACGCCTACTGCCAGGACACCCCCCTGTCCTGGATGAACTGGGAGCTGAGCTCCCGCCAGCGGGAGATGCTGGAGTTCACCATCCGCCTGAGCCGGCTGCGACGCGAGCAGCCGGTGCTGCGCAAGCGCCGCTTCTTCCGCGGCGCCCACATCTGGGACAGCGAGCTGAAGGACCTGGCGTGGTTCCGCCCGGACGGCAAGGAGATGCGCAAGGAGGACTGGGAGAAGCCCTATGTGCGCGCGCTGGGCTTCCTGCTGGGCGGGGACGCCATCGCCGCCCTGGACGAGGAGGGCCAGCGGCAGGTGGGAGACACGCTGCTGGTGCTGATGAACGCGCACCACGAGCCCATGACGTTCGCGCTGCCCGCCATCGAGTGGGGCGCGGACTGGGAGCTGCTGGTGGACACCACCACGGCCGAGGACTGCTCCCACGCCCATACCCCCGCGGGCGGCAAGGTGCAGGTGGCGGGGCGCTCCCTCATGGTGCTGCGCCGGCCGGCCACGGACTTGTAG
- a CDS encoding TerC family protein: MNSQVALWVGFHVFVVAMLALDLGVFHRKDHAVSPKEAGIWTAVWISISLLFCLGIGFFRGSELGLQWLTAYVVEYALSVDNLFVFLVVFSYFRVAPEHQHRVLFWGILGAFLMRATLIITGTALVTRFHWLIYIFGAFLVFTGVKMLLSKEDGEAADPEQQAVVKFARRVLPVARQGTGSHFFVKEDNRTKVTPLFLVLLVVEATDLLFALDSIPAVLGITQDPFIAYTSNVCAILGLRSLFFLVARLMEKFHFLKVGLSIILCFVGVKMLLTSIKFHFHEAVSLGIIALILASSIGASLLWPKAAEEPLPEGVKPPEPKQDQERVKG; encoded by the coding sequence GTGAACAGCCAAGTCGCGCTCTGGGTCGGCTTTCATGTCTTCGTGGTGGCGATGCTCGCCCTGGACCTCGGTGTGTTCCACCGCAAGGACCACGCGGTCTCGCCCAAGGAAGCGGGCATCTGGACGGCGGTGTGGATCAGCATCAGCCTGCTGTTCTGCCTGGGCATCGGGTTCTTCCGCGGTTCGGAGCTGGGGCTGCAGTGGCTCACCGCCTACGTCGTCGAGTACGCGCTCTCGGTCGACAACCTGTTCGTCTTCCTGGTGGTGTTCAGCTACTTCCGGGTGGCGCCGGAGCACCAGCACCGGGTGCTCTTCTGGGGCATCCTGGGCGCGTTCCTGATGCGCGCCACGCTCATCATCACCGGCACGGCGCTGGTGACGCGCTTCCACTGGCTCATCTACATCTTCGGCGCCTTCCTCGTGTTCACCGGCGTGAAGATGCTGCTGTCCAAGGAGGACGGAGAGGCGGCGGACCCGGAGCAGCAGGCGGTGGTGAAGTTCGCCCGGCGCGTGCTGCCGGTGGCGCGGCAGGGCACCGGCAGCCACTTCTTCGTGAAGGAGGACAACCGCACCAAGGTGACGCCGCTGTTCCTGGTGCTGCTGGTGGTGGAGGCCACGGACCTCTTGTTCGCGCTGGACTCGATCCCCGCGGTGCTGGGCATCACCCAGGATCCGTTCATCGCCTACACGTCCAACGTGTGCGCGATTCTCGGGCTGCGCTCGCTGTTCTTCCTGGTGGCCCGGCTGATGGAGAAGTTCCACTTCCTGAAGGTGGGCCTGTCCATCATCCTGTGCTTCGTGGGGGTGAAGATGCTGCTCACCTCCATCAAGTTCCACTTCCACGAGGCCGTGTCCCTGGGAATCATCGCCCTCATCCTCGCCAGCAGCATCGGGGCCTCGCTCCTCTGGCCCAAGGCCGCGGAGGAGCCCCTTCCGGAGGGCGTGAAGCCGCCGGAGCCCAAGCAGGACCAGGAGCGCGTGAAGGGCTGA
- a CDS encoding serine/threonine protein kinase translates to MSEPTVRPAMAQGRRRRRHTSGVRLEPGTEVGPYVVARRLGAGGFGTVFLARRGGQAHALKFLSLEHHSGWAEREVVVLSRVHHRHVASLRGFWQWPEAQPRYLVVVMEYVAGRRLDAWVREENPCARRVLHLLRDLSQGLGAVHAAGVVHRDVKEANVLVREEDGAAVLVDFGVSGCEQAARVTRGVVPPGTWEYRSPEAWRFLREHGFEQGARYRPTPADDVYAVGVVLYWLLTDDVPFSVEEGADVEAVLSRAPVPPHERNPRVPRELSELCLRLLAKHPEARPDAAALGQGVEELLRREGSEWEAPLCEPHVEPAGPPEEEDMDEEERWARGSSRPRRGKRAALAVALEPAGSAEREQSFRPDGVPVAPVSASASAPALRASPWRRRAVEVTAVGLLLTLGWLAAWLASRGQVTALAPAARSSTVGASAAPNPLLGWDGSLPTWWSGGKVAPPLKPPEAERAVPLETEGALAASVAAGATAQEPEASVKTEQQKQPKRPGSARKAAALLTTCTTLACTGPGAEVRPPPVTAEPCPPGSLEAMEQLGIRIGDQGAGVFTWYDGPARPVPIKEGWTTVKLSEPLGQLGQLVLLSGRILLSEKYAWGHFVQATTQEGKTYPVCIAYRHPRNDEGEVSSYVPLQAVRKFE, encoded by the coding sequence ATGAGTGAACCCACCGTCAGGCCCGCCATGGCCCAGGGGCGCCGGAGGCGGCGCCACACCTCCGGGGTGCGGCTCGAGCCCGGCACGGAGGTGGGGCCTTATGTGGTGGCGCGGCGGCTGGGAGCGGGTGGCTTCGGCACCGTGTTCCTGGCGCGGCGCGGCGGGCAAGCGCACGCGCTGAAGTTCCTGTCGCTGGAGCACCACTCCGGGTGGGCCGAGCGCGAGGTGGTGGTGCTCAGCCGCGTGCACCACCGCCACGTGGCGAGCCTGCGCGGCTTCTGGCAGTGGCCGGAGGCGCAGCCGCGCTACCTGGTGGTGGTGATGGAGTACGTGGCGGGGCGGCGGCTGGACGCGTGGGTCCGCGAGGAGAACCCTTGCGCGCGCCGGGTGTTGCACCTGCTGCGGGACTTGAGCCAGGGGCTGGGCGCGGTGCACGCGGCCGGCGTGGTGCACCGGGATGTGAAGGAGGCCAACGTCCTGGTGAGGGAGGAGGACGGCGCGGCGGTGCTGGTGGACTTCGGCGTGAGCGGCTGCGAGCAGGCCGCGCGGGTGACGCGAGGGGTGGTGCCGCCGGGCACCTGGGAGTACCGCAGCCCCGAGGCCTGGCGCTTCCTGCGGGAGCACGGCTTCGAGCAGGGGGCGCGCTACCGGCCCACGCCGGCGGATGACGTGTACGCGGTGGGGGTGGTGCTCTACTGGCTGTTGACGGACGACGTGCCTTTCTCGGTGGAGGAGGGCGCGGACGTGGAGGCGGTGCTCAGCCGCGCGCCAGTGCCGCCGCACGAGCGCAACCCGCGAGTGCCGCGCGAGCTGAGCGAGCTGTGTCTGCGGCTGCTGGCGAAGCATCCCGAGGCCAGGCCGGACGCGGCGGCGTTGGGGCAGGGGGTGGAGGAACTGCTCAGGCGGGAGGGGTCGGAGTGGGAAGCGCCGCTGTGCGAGCCTCACGTCGAGCCTGCTGGTCCTCCCGAGGAGGAGGACATGGACGAGGAGGAGCGGTGGGCCAGGGGCTCTTCCAGGCCACGCCGTGGCAAGCGTGCGGCCCTCGCGGTGGCGCTGGAGCCAGCTGGCTCCGCCGAGCGGGAGCAGTCCTTCAGGCCGGACGGTGTTCCCGTCGCTCCTGTCTCCGCATCCGCTTCGGCTCCTGCTCTGCGTGCCTCGCCATGGCGGCGACGTGCGGTGGAAGTGACGGCGGTGGGCCTGCTCCTCACGCTGGGATGGCTGGCCGCGTGGCTCGCGTCACGGGGGCAGGTGACGGCTCTGGCTCCGGCTGCGCGGAGCTCCACAGTGGGGGCGTCCGCGGCCCCGAACCCTCTGCTCGGGTGGGATGGGAGCCTGCCTACCTGGTGGAGCGGTGGGAAAGTGGCGCCTCCTCTGAAACCACCGGAAGCTGAGCGCGCGGTTCCTCTCGAGACCGAGGGGGCTCTCGCCGCGTCCGTGGCCGCTGGCGCCACGGCTCAAGAGCCTGAGGCTTCCGTGAAGACAGAGCAGCAGAAGCAACCCAAGCGCCCGGGGTCCGCAAGGAAGGCGGCGGCCCTGCTCACCACCTGCACCACCCTGGCCTGCACCGGGCCTGGCGCGGAAGTGCGCCCTCCGCCGGTGACGGCCGAGCCGTGTCCGCCGGGCTCGTTGGAGGCCATGGAGCAGCTGGGCATCCGTATCGGCGACCAGGGAGCGGGGGTGTTCACGTGGTACGACGGGCCAGCGCGGCCTGTCCCCATCAAAGAGGGGTGGACGACGGTGAAACTTAGCGAACCCCTCGGTCAACTCGGTCAACTGGTGCTGCTCTCGGGGCGGATCCTCCTCTCGGAGAAGTACGCCTGGGGGCACTTCGTTCAGGCCACTACCCAGGAGGGCAAGACGTACCCTGTCTGCATCGCGTATCGGCACCCACGCAACGACGAGGGCGAAGTCTCCTCCTACGTTCCCCTGCAAGCTGTTCGCAAGTTCGAGTGA
- a CDS encoding tetratricopeptide repeat protein codes for MLKETSTLRLEAQKESLQKDLQLLQKDLQTLQANIDKQNQRIEDINAATNRFSIALTGFGILITLVVAIAGAAAWYSAGTKAKEAAQDWVRSHETELLEQVKRAQAEVEAKVGIFETAVAQASQHLQSQIDAIKATVDAIGEKAAQVSQRMQTHEDAVKQEAEGAKAQIRAAVAAATPAAPTAEQKSALREEAKRITQKPEADYTFKDWESRALNAYNESDWDTAALFFGNAARSISAPPLGVARSLFGRAIALGLKGHSGEAVASYEEVVRRFGEAAEVPLREQVEVPLKKQVAMALVNKGVTQGQLGRAEKEVASYEEVVRRFGEAAEVPLKEQVAKALVNKGVTQKQLGRTEEAVASYEEVVRRFGEAVEVPLKEPVATALFNKGVAQGQLGRAEEAVASYEEVVRRFGEAAEVPLKEQVAMALVNKGVTQGQLGRAEEAVASYEEVVRRFGEAAEVPLKKLVAIALNSLGFDLLLKTKRSWSDSGSRKRDLGLAEARFLSAHEYASSNSMVMGNLAYVYFLSGRRELVSEMLQRALQAGGEELYNATIQDTKTDSVPEDAEFRAIVEKTWVQLQTQAAKKVVPRPSEEGTGGLPSSE; via the coding sequence ATGCTCAAAGAGACGAGCACGTTACGATTGGAAGCACAAAAAGAAAGCCTCCAAAAAGACTTGCAACTTCTGCAAAAAGACCTGCAGACCTTACAAGCAAACATCGACAAGCAGAACCAGCGGATAGAGGACATCAATGCCGCGACAAATCGGTTCTCGATAGCGCTGACCGGATTCGGGATCCTCATCACCCTGGTTGTTGCGATAGCAGGTGCGGCCGCTTGGTATAGCGCAGGAACAAAAGCAAAGGAGGCTGCGCAGGACTGGGTCAGAAGCCATGAAACGGAATTGCTTGAGCAGGTGAAGCGGGCACAGGCGGAGGTGGAGGCCAAGGTCGGCATCTTTGAGACTGCGGTGGCCCAAGCCAGCCAGCATCTTCAAAGTCAAATTGATGCCATCAAGGCCACGGTTGATGCCATTGGCGAGAAAGCAGCGCAAGTCAGTCAGCGCATGCAGACACATGAAGACGCCGTCAAGCAGGAGGCGGAAGGTGCGAAGGCTCAAATTCGAGCGGCGGTCGCTGCCGCCACTCCCGCTGCGCCAACGGCGGAGCAGAAGAGTGCGCTAAGGGAAGAGGCAAAGCGGATCACGCAGAAACCCGAGGCTGATTATACATTCAAGGATTGGGAGTCTCGTGCCCTGAATGCCTATAATGAAAGCGATTGGGATACCGCTGCACTGTTCTTTGGCAATGCCGCTAGATCCATTTCCGCGCCCCCTCTCGGAGTTGCACGGTCGTTGTTTGGCCGAGCCATAGCGCTTGGCCTGAAAGGCCACAGCGGGGAGGCGGTGGCCAGCTACGAGGAGGTGGTGCGGCGCTTTGGCGAGGCCGCGGAGGTCCCCCTGAGGGAGCAGGTGGAGGTCCCCCTGAAGAAGCAGGTGGCCATGGCGCTGGTCAACAAGGGCGTCACGCAGGGGCAGTTGGGGCGCGCCGAGAAGGAGGTGGCCAGCTACGAGGAGGTGGTGCGGCGCTTTGGCGAGGCTGCGGAGGTCCCCCTGAAGGAGCAGGTGGCCAAGGCGCTGGTCAACAAGGGCGTCACGCAGAAGCAGTTGGGGCGCACCGAGGAGGCGGTGGCCAGCTACGAGGAGGTGGTGCGGCGCTTTGGCGAGGCCGTGGAGGTCCCCCTGAAGGAGCCGGTGGCCACGGCGCTGTTCAACAAGGGCGTCGCGCAGGGGCAGTTGGGGCGCGCCGAGGAGGCGGTGGCCAGCTACGAGGAGGTGGTGCGGCGCTTTGGCGAGGCCGCAGAGGTCCCCCTGAAGGAGCAGGTGGCCATGGCGCTGGTCAACAAGGGCGTCACGCAGGGGCAGTTGGGGCGTGCCGAGGAGGCGGTGGCCAGCTACGAGGAGGTGGTGCGGCGCTTTGGCGAGGCCGCGGAGGTCCCCCTGAAGAAGCTGGTGGCCATTGCGCTTAATAGTTTGGGTTTTGATTTGTTACTAAAAACCAAGCGCTCTTGGTCTGATAGTGGCTCTCGCAAGCGGGATTTGGGACTTGCCGAAGCACGATTCCTCAGCGCACATGAATATGCTTCAAGCAACTCCATGGTGATGGGAAATCTAGCGTATGTTTATTTCCTGAGTGGGCGGAGAGAACTTGTGAGCGAAATGCTTCAGCGCGCCCTGCAAGCGGGTGGTGAGGAACTCTACAATGCTACGATCCAAGACACCAAGACGGACTCTGTGCCAGAAGATGCTGAATTCAGAGCAATCGTAGAAAAGACATGGGTTCAATTACAGACGCAGGCCGCCAAAAAGGTGGTCCCGCGTCCCTCAGAGGAAGGAACGGGGGGCCTTCCCTCCTCTGAGTGA